The window GGCATCCACCCCGACCCGTACCTTGGCCTGGCCACGGTCGCCGTTCAACGCGGTGCACTGGAAGACGCCATGGTCATGTACCAAAAAGCTCACAAGATCGAACCGACCGACAAAAGTCTTTCCGGGATCGCTCTCATCAGGATGGAAAACGGTGAAAAGGAGAATGCTTTCTCCATGTTCGTCGAAGCCGTCAAGATGAACCCCGCAAACATGGTTGCCCTGTTCTCGCTGATCAGGCTCGGCCATGAACTGGATCGCGTCGCAGACATCATTCCGTATCTCAGGGATTATCTTGAGATCGATCCAGTCAAGCACGAAGTGCGTTATTCCCTGGCTGGTTGCTTGGTCTGCCTCGACCAGAAGGATGCGGCACGGGAACATCTCGAGAAGATTCTCGAAATGAACCCGGACTTTGAAGCCGCAACCGAAATGCTGGCAGAAATCCAGTCTTAACTACGGTCTCCCCTCCCCGTTGATTTCCCGCCTCGCTGGCCTCTTACAGCTAGGTGGGGCGGGAAATCAGCCTCTGGCGGCAGACTGCGTATAAGCGCTCGATTGCTTCGTTGCTCGCGAAAGCTCGATCCCTTGCGTATTTTCAATACGCGGCGGGTCCGATCTTTCACTCGCGTCTTGCACTCGAACACTTCTACGCAGCCTGTCACTTTGTCGTGGCATTTGAAGGACTCTTAATATTTAACAATTCGCGCAATATGCCGCGGGGCGTTTTTGTATTGCGTTCAGAACGCGAACATCCTGGCTAGCCTGCTACATCGCAATGGCCTATAGCGAATCCCGTCTAAAATGGTCGGGAATCATTGTCTCGCTTGCCTTAACTCCTCAAATCTGGCACCACCTCTCAAACACTAAAGGAGAGGAGTGTTATGGATCTTCTGCCCGTAAAAAAAGCTATATTGTCTGTTACCGATAAATCCGGTCTGGCCGAGTTCGGCAAGTTCCTGGTTGATCAGGGTGCCGAGCTGGTTTCTACCGGTGGTACCAAGAAGATGCTGTCCGAGGCCGGTCTTCCCGTGACCTCTGTCAGCGACATTACAGATTTCCCAGAAATCCTTGGTGGCCGCGTCAAGACGCTGCATCCGAACATTCATGGCGGTATCTTGGCCGACAAGGATGACGCTGGTCACATGGAGACCCTGCGTGAGTTCGGCATCGAGCCTTTCGATCTGATCTGTGTGAATCTTTACAACTTCGCCGATGCTGTGGCCAAGGGCCTCAATCTCAGGGAAGCGGTTGAGCAGATCGACATTGGTGGACCTACCATGCTGCGTGCTACTGCCAAAAACTTCCATTCCATTTGTGTTGTTCCTGATCCCAAGTACTACCCGGTAGTGCAGAAGGAGATCGAGGAAAACGGTGGTATTTCTCTTGAATTCCGTAAAGAAATGGCGGCCTTGACCTTTAAGTTGGTCAGTGAATACGACGCCATGATTACCAAGTATCTGTCCGAGAATGACGCATAGCGTTGTTTTTTGAACAGAGCGCTGATAAATCATTTGAAAGGCAAGTACTAAACAGCTAGTACTTGCCTTTCTTTTTTTCGTGATCATTTAAGGAATACCAAACATATTTGCACGATTTTGAGCAAAGCGTCTGCCGCTAGCAATAAGGAGAATTAGCCATCGCCCAGAAGCCCAAGGGTAACCTGCAAGGGTTGAAACCCAATCAGATCAAGCGACTGTCCCGTCTGTACCAACGTCAATTCCCCATGGATGGGAACTATACGAATGAGCAGGCTCGAGAATTGGCTGAACTGTCCGCTGATACCGGACGGCAGTTGGGTTTGATCATTGATAGACAGGGCAAGGTTCAAATGGTGCTGGTGGGCGATAACCGGGCTATTTACATTCCTGAATTGTCTCGCGCCCGTATGAGTTCGGGACGTCTTCGCGGGCTGCGCTTGCTGCATACTCATCTGAATGAGGAAATACTCTCTCAGGAAGACCTCATGGATATGGTCTTTCTGCGACTTGATTCCGTCACGGTCCTGAATGTTTCGGAAGGGTTTCCTAAAACTGCTCAGACCGCTCATTTGCTGCCTCCCAATCCTGAAGAAAAGAGCTACGAGATCATGGAGCAGGTCCGTTGGGACCGCATGGATGTCGACCTAGGTCAGATTGTTGAGGCGTTGGAAGACGAGTTTAGCCGTCAGATGGATGGAGTTGGGCGTGAATCCGACGAAAATCGTGTGCTGCTGGTCAGTGTAGATGATACACCAAAGCCGGTGCAGGAGTTGTCCCTCGAAGAGTTGGCCGAACTGGCTGATACTGCAGGCCTAATAGCCGCTGGCACAATGATTCAGCGTGTCCGCAAGCTCAACCCCAAGTACATCATGGGTAAGGGTAAGCTGGCTGAACTGGAGGTTAAGGCATTGCAGGCCAATGCCTCGGTCATCATCTTCGATCAGGAGTTGTCTCCTACGCAGATTCGTAACCTCGCCAAGGTCACGGAACGTAAGATTCTGGATCGAACCCAGCTTATTCTCGATATTTTTGCACAGCACGCCACCTCTGCCTCAGGTAAACTTCAGGTTGAAATGGCGCAGCTCAAGTACACCTTGCCGCGTCTGGTTGGTAAAAACCGCGCAATGTCGCGTTTGATGGGTGGTATTGGTGGCCGTGGTCCCGGTGAAACCAAGCTGGAAATTGATCGTCGTCGTGCTAATGACAGATTAACTCGTCTCAAAAAAGAGTTGAAGCAGGTTCGCAAACGTCGCACACAGACTCGTGAGCGGCGTGCCAAGGCCGGATTGCCCATCGTATCACTGGTGGGCTACACCAATGCTGGTAAGTCCACCATGCTCAATACTCTTACTCAGTCCAAAGTCATAGCCGAAGATAAGCTCTTTGCAACTTTGGACCCCACCAGTCGCCGCATTCGATTCCCTCAGGAGCGCGAGGTGGTTCTGACGGATACCGTCGGATTCATTCGCCGTTTGCCGCCGGATTTGAAGGAAGCCTTCCGTGCCACCTTGGAGGAGTTGGAGTCCGCTGATCTGTTGGTTCAGGTCTGCGATGCTTCACATCCGGAAGTAGAAGAGCAGGTGGAAGCTGTCCGGGTTATCCTCGCTGAGATGGATTTGGATGATATTCCGAGCATCCTCGTTTTGAATAAGTGGGACAAGCTTGATGAAGAGGGGCGTGATGCCATGCGGAATATCTACCCTGAGGGTATTCCTGCTGTTGCCGTGAAGCGCAGCACTCTTGAGCCTGTGGTGGAATCCATTTTGAGCAAGGTTGACTGGTAACGAGTGTTAACATTTTAACACTCATCACAGTCTTCCTTATCATCTCCTTCATATGAGGAGTCGCATTCGATCGGCTCTACATGAATGGTAACTTCGGCGCGTTCAAGGGCCGTTTCTATTTCCTTTTCAATTAAACAGCAGAGGTCGTGTGCTTCGCGGACCGACACCTTTCCGGGGACGAGCAGGTGGAAGTCGATGAAGCGCATAGGACCGGACTTGCGTGTGCGTAATTCGTGATAGGTCGCATCCGGCCCTTGATGTTTATGTATGGCTTCGGCGATTTGTGCCAATTCATTATCTGGAAGGGCGTCGTCCATGAGACCGCCAATGGACCGCTTTAACAGGCTTACGCCCGTAAAAATAATATTTACTGCCATGATGCAGGCGATGATTGGGTCCAGAATTTGCCATTCAGGCATGAACAGCAGAATACCAAGGCTTGCCACCAGGCCTACAGAAGTCCAGACATCGGTGAGCAGATGTTTGGCGTCGGCTTCGAGTGTGATGGAGTCGAAGCGTTTCGCAGCACGGAGCATGATGCGTGCTGTGACGAAGTTGACCACCGACGAAAGCAACGCCAGCCCGAGGCCAATACCCAGATTGCCAAGCGGTTGCGGATCAAAGAAACGGTCTATGGAGGCATAGCCAATTGCGCAGGCTGCCACGATAATCAGTACACCTTCAATTCCACTGGAGAAGTATTCAGCCTTCCCGTGTCCGTATGCATGGTCATCATCTGCCGGACGGGTCGCGATGGTGATGACGGTCAGGGCCATGAGCGCTGCGGTGACGTTGACGATGGATTCTGTGGCATCAGAAAGCAGACCTACTGATCCGGTCATGGCCCATGCACTGAATTTCATGACGAGAGTAAGGATCGAGGCGATAAGAGAATATATGGCGTAGCGCTGTGGAGAATCCTGTAACATTGGTCTTCCTGCTGTTGGTATTAAGGGCCCAAAAAGAGTGAACCCTTGCGTATGATACGCAAGGGTTCACTTTAATTGCAATCCTTGAAAAGGATGTTCAACTTCGGTGAAGTCGATTTCTGATTTGGTCTACGCCTTGTCTTTCAGCCAGGGGTTTTCTTCACCACTGGCGAGGCGGTAAATGTTTTCCTTGTGGCGTTTGAACAGGAGCAGCATGACGATGACAGCTGCCGGGATGAAGGCAATGTTGCCAGTGAGCAGCATGAAGACGGGCAGTGCCAGGGCAAAGGTCAGAGAGCCCATGGATACGTGGCCGGAAAGTGCGACTACAGCAAGGCAAGAGGCTGCTGAGAGAATGCCGCCCCAAGGAGATAAGGCGATGAAGGCGCCAACCGTAGTTGCTACGGCCTTGCCGCCCTTGAGATTCATGAAACAGGAGAAAGCGTGGCCGAAGATAGCAGCCATGGCTATGATGCTCAGCCCAAGGCCGGATTCAACCCACTGAGATGCGACCAGAACCGGGAAGAAGCCTTTGGATACATCGAGGACTAGAGTGGCGATACCATAAGGCAGACCACAGAGGCGCGCGATATTAGTGGCGCCGGTGTTGCGGCTGCCGTCCTCACGAGGATCGATATTGCAGAGGGTCTTGGCAATGACCAAACCGAAGGGAATGGAGCCGAGAATATATGCGATAAGGGACCAAAGAATAATTTCCATGAAGAGTTTCTCCTGAGTGCTTGTTTGGTGGGGGTGTTGTAGCGTTTTTGGATAGGAAATGGAAGGGCTGATACGATGCAGGAGTATCTCGAAGATTAAAAGAAAAGGCCGCCGATGCAACGCATCGACGACCTTGAATTACATTATCGCTAAACTACTAGAAGTAGTAGGTAGCAATCAAGCCCATGATCGACATGGTGATGGTGTAGGGCAGAGCCAACACAACCATGCGACCGTAGGAGAGGCGGATGACCGGAGCCAGCGCCGAGGTGAGCAGGAACAGGAATGCAGCCTGACCGTTAGGAGTTGCCACGGACGGGATGTTGGTACCCGTGTTGATGGCGACTGCCAGCTGGTCGAAGTGATGCATGGTCTTGGTGACCGGCTCTTGGATAGCTGCGGGCAGAGTCGCGATGGTGTCTGCACGGTACAGGTGAGCGTCGGTCAGCTTGTCCATCAGGGCATTGGCATCTTCCACGCCGGGAATGGATGCCAGAACCTTGATGAAGTGCATCTTGGTTTCCGAGATGTAGACCGTTGCCACGAACACGTTGTCCGAGATCATGGAAAGCACGCCGTTGGCGATGTAGTAAGCCGCGAGCTGGGTCTGGCCTTCAAGGCTCAGAACCATGTTCATGACCGGCTTGAACAGGTGCTGGTCGTGGATGACGCCGACGATGCAGAAGAAGACCACCAACAAGGCGGTGAAGGGCAGTGCCTCTTCAAAAGCCTCGCCGAACTGGTGTTCGTCGATGATGCCGTTGAGGGCCGTCAGCAGGACGATGACCGAGAGACCGATGATACCGACTTCAGCCAAGTGGAATGCCAGAGCCACGATGAGCCATACGCCGATAAGAGCCTGCATGATGAGCTTGGCCTTACCCTTGATGCCCTGCTTCTTTTCCATCTCGATGGCGGTTTCCAGCAAGTGGGAACGAATGTTACCAGGCATGAGAGCGCCGTAACCGAAGAGCTTGAACTTTTCGACTACGATACAGGTCACCAAACCGGTAGCAAGGACAGGCATGGAGACATGGGCGACTTCGAGGAAGAAGTCCATGAAGTGCCAACCCATTTCCTGACCGATGAGCAGGTTCTGCGGCTCACCGACGATGGTGCAGACACCACCCAGGGCGGTACCGACAGCACCGTGCATCATCAGGTTGCGCAGGAAAGCACGGAATTCCTGAAGGTCACTGCGATCCTTGTCCTTGACGCCTTCGTCAATGCACAGGTCGTGAGTGCATTTCATGGTCTTGCCGGAGGCAAAACGGTGGTAAACGTTGTAGAAACCGTAGGCCACCGCGATGATGACGGCGGTAACAGTAAGTGCATCCAGGAATGCGGACAGGAATGCGCCAGCAAAGCTGAACATCAACGAGATTGCGATTTTGGAGTGTACGCGGGTCAGGATGCGAGTGAAGGTAAACTGCAGGAAGTCCTTCATGAAGTGGATACCAGCCACCATGAAGATCAGCAGTAAGATTACTGGGAAGTTGTTATGGGCTTCATGATACACAGTTGCCGGGCTGGTCAGGCCGAGAAAGACGGCCTCGATTGCAAGCAAACCACCGGCAGGAAGCGGGTAGCATTTCAGCGCCATTGCAAGTGTGAAGATGAATTCGCCAATCAGGACCCAGC of the Pseudodesulfovibrio sp. zrk46 genome contains:
- the hflX gene encoding GTPase HflX, whose translation is MKPNQIKRLSRLYQRQFPMDGNYTNEQARELAELSADTGRQLGLIIDRQGKVQMVLVGDNRAIYIPELSRARMSSGRLRGLRLLHTHLNEEILSQEDLMDMVFLRLDSVTVLNVSEGFPKTAQTAHLLPPNPEEKSYEIMEQVRWDRMDVDLGQIVEALEDEFSRQMDGVGRESDENRVLLVSVDDTPKPVQELSLEELAELADTAGLIAAGTMIQRVRKLNPKYIMGKGKLAELEVKALQANASVIIFDQELSPTQIRNLAKVTERKILDRTQLILDIFAQHATSASGKLQVEMAQLKYTLPRLVGKNRAMSRLMGGIGGRGPGETKLEIDRRRANDRLTRLKKELKQVRKRRTQTRERRAKAGLPIVSLVGYTNAGKSTMLNTLTQSKVIAEDKLFATLDPTSRRIRFPQEREVVLTDTVGFIRRLPPDLKEAFRATLEELESADLLVQVCDASHPEVEEQVEAVRVILAEMDLDDIPSILVLNKWDKLDEEGRDAMRNIYPEGIPAVAVKRSTLEPVVESILSKVDW
- a CDS encoding IMP cyclohydrolase, with product MDLLPVKKAILSVTDKSGLAEFGKFLVDQGAELVSTGGTKKMLSEAGLPVTSVSDITDFPEILGGRVKTLHPNIHGGILADKDDAGHMETLREFGIEPFDLICVNLYNFADAVAKGLNLREAVEQIDIGGPTMLRATAKNFHSICVVPDPKYYPVVQKEIEENGGISLEFRKEMAALTFKLVSEYDAMITKYLSENDA
- a CDS encoding cation diffusion facilitator family transporter, with product MLQDSPQRYAIYSLIASILTLVMKFSAWAMTGSVGLLSDATESIVNVTAALMALTVITIATRPADDDHAYGHGKAEYFSSGIEGVLIIVAACAIGYASIDRFFDPQPLGNLGIGLGLALLSSVVNFVTARIMLRAAKRFDSITLEADAKHLLTDVWTSVGLVASLGILLFMPEWQILDPIIACIMAVNIIFTGVSLLKRSIGGLMDDALPDNELAQIAEAIHKHQGPDATYHELRTRKSGPMRFIDFHLLVPGKVSVREAHDLCCLIEKEIETALERAEVTIHVEPIECDSSYEGDDKEDCDEC
- a CDS encoding tetratricopeptide repeat protein codes for the protein MSGHLDYEINKELGECYLFMGELDKAEEYYKKAVSSNGIHPDPYLGLATVAVQRGALEDAMVMYQKAHKIEPTDKSLSGIALIRMENGEKENAFSMFVEAVKMNPANMVALFSLIRLGHELDRVADIIPYLRDYLEIDPVKHEVRYSLAGCLVCLDQKDAAREHLEKILEMNPDFEAATEMLAEIQS
- the nhaB gene encoding sodium/proton antiporter NhaB yields the protein MAQTLTQAFGKNFLGNAPSWYKMAILAFLVLNPILVYTVGPFIAGWVLIGEFIFTLAMALKCYPLPAGGLLAIEAVFLGLTSPATVYHEAHNNFPVILLLIFMVAGIHFMKDFLQFTFTRILTRVHSKIAISLMFSFAGAFLSAFLDALTVTAVIIAVAYGFYNVYHRFASGKTMKCTHDLCIDEGVKDKDRSDLQEFRAFLRNLMMHGAVGTALGGVCTIVGEPQNLLIGQEMGWHFMDFFLEVAHVSMPVLATGLVTCIVVEKFKLFGYGALMPGNIRSHLLETAIEMEKKQGIKGKAKLIMQALIGVWLIVALAFHLAEVGIIGLSVIVLLTALNGIIDEHQFGEAFEEALPFTALLVVFFCIVGVIHDQHLFKPVMNMVLSLEGQTQLAAYYIANGVLSMISDNVFVATVYISETKMHFIKVLASIPGVEDANALMDKLTDAHLYRADTIATLPAAIQEPVTKTMHHFDQLAVAINTGTNIPSVATPNGQAAFLFLLTSALAPVIRLSYGRMVVLALPYTITMSIMGLIATYYF
- the plsY gene encoding glycerol-3-phosphate 1-O-acyltransferase PlsY yields the protein MEIILWSLIAYILGSIPFGLVIAKTLCNIDPREDGSRNTGATNIARLCGLPYGIATLVLDVSKGFFPVLVASQWVESGLGLSIIAMAAIFGHAFSCFMNLKGGKAVATTVGAFIALSPWGGILSAASCLAVVALSGHVSMGSLTFALALPVFMLLTGNIAFIPAAVIVMLLLFKRHKENIYRLASGEENPWLKDKA